The following coding sequences are from one Lipingzhangella halophila window:
- a CDS encoding FecCD family ABC transporter permease: protein MSAGTVESTARGRELRARRRSGVIGVLIALVVLAFAATLMIGQTFYPPGDVVRVILGQEVPGASFTVGRLRLPRAALAVVAGLSFGLAGITFQTLLRNPLASPDIIGISSGASAAATFAIVLLSLGQTGVSVFAVAAGLLVAVLMYVLSYKNGVSGTRLILIGIGIAAMLDSVTYYVLDQAAAWEFQEAMRWLTGSLNGATWEESVLASAALLVIGSVLLSQSASLSMIQLGDETAAALGVRVNVVRLVAITGAVGLIAFATAAAGPIAFVSFLSGPIAARIVGPNGSLLVPSALIGALLVLVADFCGQFAFGTRYPVGVVTGVLGAPYLVYLIVRANRAGHSL from the coding sequence GTGAGCGCCGGCACCGTCGAGTCCACCGCCCGCGGTCGGGAGCTCCGCGCGCGCCGGCGGAGCGGCGTGATCGGTGTTCTCATCGCCCTGGTCGTCCTCGCCTTCGCCGCGACCCTGATGATCGGGCAGACCTTCTATCCACCCGGCGACGTGGTGCGGGTGATCCTCGGGCAGGAGGTGCCGGGCGCTTCGTTCACCGTGGGACGGCTCCGGCTGCCGCGAGCCGCGCTCGCAGTGGTGGCCGGACTGTCCTTCGGGCTCGCCGGGATCACGTTCCAGACCTTGCTCCGCAACCCCCTCGCCAGCCCGGACATCATCGGCATCAGCTCGGGGGCCAGTGCGGCGGCCACATTCGCGATCGTGCTGCTCTCGCTGGGTCAGACCGGGGTGTCGGTCTTCGCGGTCGCCGCCGGCCTGCTGGTGGCCGTGCTCATGTACGTGCTGTCGTACAAGAACGGTGTCTCCGGGACTCGGCTGATCCTCATCGGAATCGGCATCGCGGCCATGCTCGACAGCGTCACCTACTACGTCCTCGACCAAGCCGCCGCCTGGGAGTTCCAGGAGGCGATGCGGTGGCTGACCGGCAGTCTCAACGGCGCCACCTGGGAAGAGTCCGTCCTGGCCAGCGCCGCGCTGCTCGTTATCGGCTCCGTGCTGCTCTCCCAGTCGGCGAGCCTGTCCATGATCCAGTTGGGCGACGAGACCGCAGCGGCCCTCGGGGTCCGAGTGAACGTCGTCCGGCTTGTCGCCATCACCGGAGCGGTGGGGCTTATCGCGTTCGCGACGGCCGCAGCGGGACCGATCGCGTTCGTCTCCTTCCTCTCCGGACCGATCGCCGCGCGCATCGTCGGCCCGAACGGTTCGCTGCTCGTGCCCTCGGCACTGATCGGGGCGCTTCTCGTGCTGGTCGCCGACTTCTGCGGGCAGTTCGCCTTCGGGACCCGCTACCCGGTCGGGGTCGTCACCGGTGTGCTGGGCGCGCCCTACCTCGTCTACCTGATCGTCCGCGCGAACCGCGCGGGACACTCCCTGTGA
- a CDS encoding FecCD family ABC transporter permease, translating to MAATDAPPVPGAAHPRPRTRGKPFWLLGALVVLVALMFASITIGSREVSWPDIVAALSGSAEGFDQSAVAKRIPRTLLGLVAGAALGLSGAVMQGVTRNPLADPGILGVNMGASLAVVTGLAYFGLELATGLIWVAILGAGATAVFVYAIGSLGRGGAAPLKLALAGAATSAALASFVRAVVLPRADIADEVQSWQIGGIGGGTFDLIAPVLPFIAVGTALCLLSAHGLDLLALGDDLAAGLGAHVAAARAMASLGAVVLCGATTAVTGPIGFVGLVVPHVCRLLVGVDHRWLLPFSALGGAALLTAADVVGRIAARPGEIDVGIVTALIGAPFFIYIVRRQKVRSL from the coding sequence GTGGCGGCAACCGACGCACCGCCGGTTCCCGGCGCCGCCCATCCGCGGCCCCGGACTCGCGGAAAGCCCTTCTGGCTGCTCGGCGCGCTCGTCGTACTGGTGGCACTCATGTTCGCCTCGATCACCATCGGCTCCCGCGAGGTGTCGTGGCCCGACATCGTGGCGGCGTTGAGCGGCTCGGCCGAGGGCTTCGACCAGTCAGCGGTGGCGAAGCGCATCCCCCGGACGCTGCTCGGCCTCGTCGCGGGCGCGGCCCTGGGGTTATCCGGCGCGGTCATGCAGGGGGTGACCCGCAACCCGCTGGCCGATCCCGGCATCCTGGGCGTGAACATGGGGGCCTCGCTCGCCGTCGTCACGGGTCTCGCGTACTTCGGACTGGAGTTGGCGACCGGGTTGATCTGGGTGGCGATCCTGGGCGCGGGCGCCACCGCGGTGTTCGTCTACGCGATCGGCTCTCTGGGGCGGGGCGGCGCGGCACCGCTCAAGCTCGCCCTCGCCGGAGCGGCGACGTCCGCCGCTCTGGCGTCGTTCGTCAGGGCCGTCGTGCTTCCGCGCGCCGACATCGCCGATGAGGTCCAGTCCTGGCAGATCGGCGGTATCGGCGGCGGGACGTTCGACCTCATCGCGCCGGTGCTCCCGTTCATCGCGGTCGGAACGGCCCTCTGCCTGCTGTCGGCGCACGGGCTCGACCTGCTGGCCCTGGGCGACGACCTGGCCGCCGGGCTGGGAGCACATGTCGCGGCCGCGCGGGCGATGGCTTCCCTCGGTGCCGTCGTGTTGTGCGGCGCGACCACCGCTGTCACCGGGCCGATCGGCTTCGTCGGCCTCGTCGTGCCGCACGTGTGCCGGCTGCTCGTCGGTGTCGACCACCGATGGCTGCTTCCGTTCTCGGCGCTCGGGGGTGCCGCGCTTCTGACGGCGGCGGACGTGGTCGGCCGGATCGCCGCACGACCCGGAGAGATCGATGTGGGGATCGTGACCGCGTTGATCGGAGCCCCGTTCTTTATCTACATCGTCCGCCGCCAAAAGGTGCGTTCGCTGTGA